One window of Acropora palmata chromosome 1, jaAcrPala1.3, whole genome shotgun sequence genomic DNA carries:
- the LOC141889774 gene encoding uncharacterized protein LOC141889774, with protein MNSMIDTAFDQCYECQVATKRDREEPIKVTSILTRPWDTISIDHGGPYPDGHYNLVLIDKRTRYPVVENVPSTDFQTNKERLKHIFATYGTPKRIESDNGPPFNSKDFNEFAKQEGFQHHRVTALHPRANGEAETFMQTLNNVEQIASLQGKSRLERRNAIQDMLIAYRSTPHPATGVAPYDALKGAPVRTKLDYIEPEPQRNENDDIIDRRDAVYKQKMKQQREGRKTRENNLLLGDYVLVKQPRQNKWSTPYEAVFYVVCNIRGSQITARRVTDGRTVCRDPSRFKLANAVINTIDEPENSVEVQTPQAVPDLQIPEKGTLPSVPPVPPAPPDTVANVEKPQEPPSVEIIPEQETEPVQGAQYNRPVNRPAVTRPRRERRQPSYLKDYMLA; from the coding sequence ATGAACAGCATGATTGACACAGCCTTTGATCAATGTTATGAGTGCCAAGTAGCTACGAAAAGAGACAGAGAAGAACCAATCAAGGTGACCAGCATCCTAACCCGACCTTGGGACACAATCTCCATAGACCATGGGGGACCATACCCAGATGGACACTACAACCTCGTCCTGATTGACAAGAGAACCAGATACCCGGTGGTAGAGAATGTACCATCAACCGACTTCCAGACCAACAAGGAGAGACTGAAACACATCTTCGCCACCTACGGAACTCCAAAGAGAATAGAGAGCGACAACGGACCCCCGTTCAATTCTAAAGATTTCAATGAATTTGCTAAGCAAGAAGGATTTCAGCACCACAGGGTCACGGCTCTTCACCCAAGAGCGAATGGAGAGGCAGAAACATTCATGCAAACCCTGAACAATGTAGAACAGATTGCAAGTTTGCAAGGCAAAAGCCGTCTTGAGAGAAGAAATGCGATTCAAGACATGCTTATCGCCTACCGATCCACACCGCACCCAGCTACAGGAGTCGCACCTTATGATGCACTTAAGGGGGCGCCCGTGAGAACGAAGTTGGATTACATTGAACCTGAACCACAGAGAAATGAGAACGATGACATCATAGACCGCAGAGACGCAGTATACAAGCAGAAAATGAAGCAACAGAGAGAAGGGAGAAAGACCAGAGAGAATAATCTGCTGCTAGGAGACTATGTACTTGTAAAGCAACCAAGGCAGAACAAGTGGAGTACACCCTATGAAGCTGTGTTCTATGTTGTGTGCAACATTCGTGGTTCCCAAATAACAGCCAGACGTGTGACAGATGGACGAACAGTTTGCCGAGATCCCAGCCGATttaagttagcaaatgcaGTAATCAACACCATCGACGAACCAGAGAACAGTGTGGAAGTTCAAACACCACAGGCAGTTCCAGACCTTCAGATCCCAGAAAAAGGGACTCTGCCCAGTGTACCACCTGTACCACCTGCACCACCAGATACAGTGGCAAATGTAGAGAAGCCACAGGAGCCACCCAGTGTAGAGATAATACCAGAACAAGAAACCGAACCAGTACAAGGGGCACAGTACAACCGACCGGTGAACAGACCAGCAGTGACAAGACCCAGAAGGGAAAGGCGCCAGCCTTCATATCTGAAGGACTATATGTTAGCTTAA